From the genome of Mesorhizobium japonicum MAFF 303099, one region includes:
- the hisB gene encoding imidazoleglycerol-phosphate dehydratase HisB — MAPRSAEASRKTKETDISVSVHVDGSGKSDIATGVGFFDHMLDQLSRHSLIDMTVRAKGDLHIDDHHTVEDTGIALGQALTKALGERRGIMRYASIDLAMDETLTRAAIDVSGRPFLVWNVSFSSPKIGTFDTELVREFFQALAQNAGITLHVTNHYGANNHHIAETCFKAVARALRAALEPDPRQPDAVPSTKGSLKG; from the coding sequence ATGGCGCCCCGTTCCGCCGAAGCCAGCCGCAAGACCAAGGAAACCGATATCTCGGTGTCGGTCCATGTCGACGGCTCGGGCAAATCCGATATCGCGACGGGCGTCGGCTTCTTCGACCATATGCTCGACCAGCTGTCGCGCCATTCGCTGATCGACATGACGGTGAGGGCCAAGGGCGACCTGCACATAGACGACCACCACACGGTCGAGGACACCGGCATCGCGCTCGGCCAGGCCTTGACGAAGGCGCTGGGTGAGCGGCGCGGCATCATGCGATATGCCTCGATCGACCTTGCCATGGACGAGACGCTGACACGCGCGGCGATCGACGTGTCGGGCCGGCCGTTCCTGGTCTGGAACGTGTCTTTCTCGTCGCCCAAGATCGGCACCTTCGACACCGAGCTGGTGCGGGAATTCTTCCAGGCGCTGGCCCAAAATGCCGGCATCACGCTGCATGTCACCAACCATTATGGCGCCAACAACCACCATATCGCCGAGACCTGCTTCAAGGCGGTGGCGCGCGCGTTGCGTGCCGCGCTCGAGCCCGACCCGCGCCAGCCGGACGCGGTTCCCTCCACCAAGGGATCGTTGAAGGGATAG
- a CDS encoding DUF2628 domain-containing protein, whose translation MATYVVMEPPSRSEKVDATAFVRDGFTWLGLLVPPLWLAWHRLWIEAGLAFVVMGLLSMAGENLGLGLASSLLSLLVSFYIGLEGQGLRIAALRRRGWHEWGVVQAGRLDDADIRYALEVEAHGDNTTPAPRIVPDAALARRAQPGIALGLTHIPGRP comes from the coding sequence ATGGCCACCTATGTCGTGATGGAACCGCCCAGCCGCAGCGAAAAGGTCGATGCAACGGCCTTTGTCCGCGACGGCTTCACCTGGCTCGGCCTGCTGGTACCGCCGCTATGGCTCGCCTGGCATCGGCTGTGGATCGAGGCCGGACTTGCCTTCGTCGTCATGGGCCTGCTTTCGATGGCTGGGGAAAACCTTGGCCTCGGATTGGCAAGTTCACTGCTGTCGCTCCTGGTTTCGTTCTATATCGGCCTGGAAGGGCAGGGGTTGCGCATCGCGGCCCTGCGCCGGCGCGGCTGGCATGAATGGGGCGTGGTTCAGGCCGGCCGGCTCGACGATGCCGACATTCGCTATGCGCTGGAGGTCGAGGCGCATGGGGACAACACCACACCCGCGCCGCGCATCGTTCCGGATGCCGCCCTGGCGCGCCGGGCGCAGCCGGGCATAGCGCTGGGCCTGACCCACATACCGGGACGGCCCTGA
- the hisH gene encoding imidazole glycerol phosphate synthase subunit HisH translates to MRVAIIDYGSGNLRSATKAFERAAREGGISAEIDLTADADRVRTADRIVLPGVGAYADCAAGLRAVDGMWEAVEDVAIAQSRPFLGICVGMQLMSERGLEKTVTHGFGWISGDVKEITPTDPALKIPQIGWNTIELRRQHPLFAGIPTGPEGLHAYFVHSYHLDAKKPDEILAVADYGGPVTAAVARDNLVGTQFHPEKSQALGLALITNFLRWRP, encoded by the coding sequence ATGCGGGTAGCAATCATCGACTACGGCTCGGGCAATCTGCGCTCGGCCACCAAGGCCTTCGAGCGCGCCGCGCGCGAAGGAGGCATATCGGCCGAGATCGACCTGACGGCCGATGCCGACCGGGTGCGCACGGCCGACCGCATCGTCCTGCCTGGCGTCGGCGCCTATGCCGACTGCGCGGCCGGCCTGCGTGCCGTCGACGGCATGTGGGAAGCGGTCGAGGACGTCGCCATCGCTCAGAGCCGGCCCTTCCTCGGCATCTGCGTCGGTATGCAGCTGATGTCTGAGCGCGGCCTGGAAAAGACCGTCACCCATGGCTTCGGCTGGATCTCGGGCGACGTCAAGGAGATCACGCCCACCGATCCGGCGCTGAAAATCCCGCAGATCGGCTGGAACACGATCGAGCTCAGGCGCCAACACCCGCTGTTTGCCGGCATCCCGACCGGACCAGAGGGGCTGCACGCCTATTTCGTGCATTCCTACCATCTCGACGCGAAAAAGCCGGACGAGATTCTGGCCGTCGCCGACTATGGCGGTCCGGTGACGGCGGCCGTCGCCCGCGACAATCTCGTCGGCACGCAGTTCCATCCCGAAAAGAGCCAGGCGCTGGGTCTGGCGCTGATCACCAATTTCCTGCGGTGGAGGCCCTGA
- a CDS encoding DUF1330 domain-containing protein, which produces MSKKGYWMVMLTVTDAEGYQRYREAIGDAISHFGGRYLVRGGEVTNPEGSDFGRHVVVEFDSYETALSCYRSQGYQTALQHRVAASTGHFAIVEGA; this is translated from the coding sequence GTGAGCAAGAAAGGGTATTGGATGGTGATGCTCACGGTGACCGATGCCGAGGGTTACCAGCGCTATCGTGAAGCCATTGGCGATGCCATTTCGCACTTTGGCGGCCGCTACCTTGTGCGCGGCGGAGAGGTCACAAACCCCGAAGGATCCGATTTTGGCAGGCATGTGGTGGTCGAATTCGACTCCTATGAAACGGCCCTGAGTTGCTATCGGTCGCAGGGCTACCAGACGGCGTTGCAGCATCGAGTGGCAGCTTCAACCGGTCATTTCGCGATCGTAGAGGGTGCCTAG
- the hisA gene encoding 1-(5-phosphoribosyl)-5-[(5-phosphoribosylamino)methylideneamino]imidazole-4-carboxamide isomerase, which translates to MILFPAIDLKDGQCVRLKHGDMATATIYNDDPAAQAKAFEDQGFEWLHVVDLNGAFKGQSVNSAAVGAILKATKNPVQLGGGIRTLAQIEDWLDRGLARVILGTVAVRDPDLVRQACKAFPGKVAVGIDAKGGKVAVEGWAEASSLGVVELARKFEGAGVAAIIYTDIDRDGVLTGINWDATIDLAEAVSIPVIASGGLASIADIVRMTMPDAQKLEGAISGRALYDGRIDPAEALAILQGRPEAKS; encoded by the coding sequence ATGATCCTGTTTCCTGCCATCGACCTCAAGGACGGCCAGTGCGTGCGCCTGAAGCACGGCGACATGGCGACCGCGACCATCTACAATGATGATCCCGCCGCGCAGGCAAAAGCCTTCGAGGACCAGGGCTTCGAATGGCTGCATGTCGTCGACCTCAACGGCGCCTTCAAGGGCCAGAGCGTCAACAGCGCGGCGGTCGGCGCCATCCTCAAGGCGACGAAGAACCCGGTGCAGCTCGGCGGCGGCATCCGCACGCTGGCGCAGATCGAGGACTGGCTCGACCGGGGGCTGGCCCGCGTCATCCTCGGCACGGTGGCGGTGCGCGATCCCGACCTGGTCAGGCAGGCCTGCAAGGCTTTCCCGGGCAAGGTGGCCGTCGGCATCGACGCCAAGGGCGGCAAGGTGGCCGTCGAGGGCTGGGCCGAGGCGTCGAGCCTCGGCGTCGTCGAACTGGCCAGGAAATTCGAGGGTGCCGGCGTCGCCGCCATCATCTACACCGATATTGATCGCGACGGCGTGCTGACCGGCATCAACTGGGACGCCACCATCGACCTCGCCGAGGCAGTATCGATCCCGGTCATCGCTTCCGGCGGCCTCGCCTCGATCGCCGACATCGTGCGCATGACCATGCCCGATGCACAGAAGCTCGAAGGCGCCATCTCCGGTCGCGCGCTCTATGACGGCCGCATCGATCCGGCCGAGGCGCTGGCGATCCTGCAGGGTCGGCCGGAGGCGAAATCGTGA
- a CDS encoding arginase family protein — protein sequence MKITIILASYDSGHYHGGMGQGPDALIAGGLVDALTIAGHEVAVADIGRVGDDQEREIATGFAVCNAVSGEVRIAIDRGRFPIVLAGNCLTSAGAVAGEGADAIIWADQHGDLNTPETSVYGFLDGMALATVLGLCWRPMAGAIPGFKPIDPSRCVLVNARDLDPAEEELLKTLPVIRTECPGIGPATAKLKAVGAKSVHMHLDLDVHDPKELQANRYVTSGGPSPGQLRDAACAMALAVPVVGITVSAYDPAFDARGDVPPLVGELLNDLIATIEGR from the coding sequence GTGAAGATCACCATCATCCTCGCCTCCTATGACAGCGGCCACTATCATGGCGGCATGGGCCAGGGCCCGGATGCGCTGATCGCAGGCGGTCTGGTCGACGCCCTGACCATTGCCGGCCACGAGGTCGCGGTCGCGGATATCGGCAGGGTTGGTGACGACCAGGAGCGCGAGATCGCCACCGGTTTTGCCGTCTGCAACGCCGTCTCGGGCGAGGTTCGCATTGCCATCGACAGGGGACGGTTCCCCATCGTGCTCGCCGGAAACTGCCTGACATCAGCCGGCGCGGTCGCCGGCGAGGGTGCCGACGCGATCATCTGGGCCGACCAGCATGGCGACCTCAACACGCCCGAAACCTCGGTTTATGGCTTTCTCGACGGCATGGCGCTGGCGACCGTGCTTGGCCTGTGCTGGCGTCCGATGGCAGGGGCCATTCCAGGCTTCAAGCCGATCGACCCGTCACGCTGCGTGCTCGTCAATGCCCGCGATCTCGATCCGGCCGAGGAAGAACTCCTCAAGACCTTGCCGGTCATCCGCACCGAATGTCCAGGCATTGGACCGGCAACCGCAAAGCTGAAGGCCGTAGGCGCCAAAAGCGTGCACATGCATCTCGATCTCGACGTGCACGACCCCAAGGAACTGCAGGCCAATCGATACGTCACGTCAGGCGGGCCAAGCCCCGGACAATTGCGCGACGCGGCCTGCGCCATGGCGCTTGCGGTGCCAGTCGTCGGCATCACCGTTTCCGCTTACGATCCGGCCTTCGACGCGCGGGGTGACGTCCCGCCGTTGGTCGGCGAGCTGCTCAACGATCTCATCGCCACGATAGAGGGCCGCTGA
- the hisF gene encoding imidazole glycerol phosphate synthase subunit HisF: MMLKARVIPCLDVKDGRVVKGVNFVDLIDAGDPVEAAKAYDAAGADELCFLDITASSDNRETIFDVIARTAEQCFMPLTVGGGVRQVADIRKLLLAGADKVSINTAAVKNPDFVAEAADKFGNQCIVVAIDAKKVSGAGEADRWEIFTHGGREKTGIDAVEFARKMVDRGAGEILLTSMDRDGTKAGYDIALTRAIADAVRAPIIASGGVGTLDHLVEGIRDGHAGAVLAASIFHFGTYTIAQAKAHMAAAGLPMRLDSSGDRP; the protein is encoded by the coding sequence CTGATGCTGAAAGCCCGTGTCATCCCGTGCCTCGACGTCAAGGACGGCCGCGTCGTCAAGGGCGTCAACTTCGTCGACCTCATCGACGCCGGCGACCCGGTCGAAGCGGCCAAGGCCTATGACGCCGCCGGCGCCGACGAACTCTGCTTTCTCGACATCACCGCCTCGTCCGACAACCGTGAAACCATCTTCGATGTCATCGCCCGCACCGCCGAACAGTGCTTCATGCCGCTGACCGTCGGCGGCGGCGTGCGCCAGGTCGCCGACATCAGGAAGCTGCTTCTGGCCGGCGCCGACAAGGTGTCGATCAACACGGCGGCGGTGAAGAATCCGGATTTCGTCGCCGAAGCCGCCGACAAGTTCGGCAATCAATGCATCGTCGTCGCCATCGACGCCAAGAAGGTCTCCGGCGCCGGCGAGGCCGACCGCTGGGAGATCTTCACCCATGGCGGACGCGAGAAGACCGGCATCGACGCCGTCGAATTCGCCCGCAAAATGGTCGATCGCGGCGCCGGCGAGATCCTGCTGACATCGATGGACCGCGACGGCACCAAGGCCGGCTACGATATCGCGCTGACGCGTGCGATCGCCGATGCGGTGCGCGCGCCGATCATCGCTTCGGGCGGCGTCGGCACGCTGGATCACCTGGTCGAAGGCATTCGCGACGGCCACGCCGGCGCGGTGCTGGCTGCCTCCATCTTCCATTTTGGCACCTACACCATCGCGCAGGCCAAGGCGCATATGGCCGCCGCGGGCCTGCCGATGCGGCTGGACTCCTCGGGCGATCGGCCCTAG
- a CDS encoding phosphoribosyl-ATP diphosphatase has product MAEFSFSDLEAIIRDRAHSGDPDSWTAKLFARGIDKAAQKLGEEAVETAIAAVKGDRQGLVSESADLIYHWLVVLGLSGVPLSDVLKELESRTGRSGIAEKASRPKG; this is encoded by the coding sequence ATGGCTGAATTTTCGTTCTCCGATCTGGAGGCAATCATCAGGGACCGCGCCCATTCCGGCGACCCGGATTCCTGGACGGCGAAACTGTTCGCGCGCGGCATCGACAAGGCGGCCCAGAAACTCGGCGAGGAGGCGGTCGAGACGGCGATTGCCGCCGTCAAGGGCGACAGACAGGGCCTCGTTTCCGAAAGTGCCGATCTTATATATCATTGGCTCGTCGTTCTCGGCCTCTCGGGTGTTCCGTTGAGCGACGTGCTCAAGGAGCTCGAAAGCCGCACCGGGCGTTCGGGCATCGCCGAAAAGGCGTCACGGCCCAAGGGCTGA
- the coaA gene encoding type I pantothenate kinase yields MDQLAQTEKYSPFRFFSAEQWSRFRADTPLTLSEDEFRRLRSLNDPVDLEEVKRIYLSLSRLLSAHVEASQLLFRQRQAFFNAVDIVKTPFIIGIAGSVAVGKSTTARVLKELLARWPSSPKVDLITTDGFLLPNEVLRRENLMERKGFPDSYDVGALLRFLSGIKSALPDVRAPVYSHLTYDVIPGEFVTIDRPDILIFEGINVLQPGKLPQDGKIVPFLSDFFDFAIYIDADEKLIHEWYISRFMRLRETAFRNPDSFFHRYSQLSEEAARAIAEGLWSNINLKNLRENILPTRARADLILRKGADHLVEEVALRKL; encoded by the coding sequence ATGGATCAGCTCGCGCAAACCGAGAAATATTCCCCCTTTCGTTTCTTTTCGGCCGAGCAATGGTCGCGATTCCGCGCCGACACGCCACTGACGCTGAGCGAGGACGAGTTCCGCCGCTTGCGTTCGCTTAACGACCCGGTCGACCTCGAGGAGGTCAAGCGCATCTATTTGTCGCTGTCGCGGCTTCTGTCCGCCCATGTCGAGGCGAGCCAGCTCTTGTTCCGGCAGCGCCAGGCCTTCTTCAACGCCGTCGATATCGTCAAGACGCCGTTCATCATCGGCATCGCCGGCTCCGTCGCCGTCGGCAAATCGACCACCGCGCGCGTGCTGAAGGAGCTTCTGGCGCGCTGGCCGTCGAGCCCCAAGGTCGATCTCATCACCACCGACGGCTTCCTGCTGCCCAACGAGGTGCTGCGCCGTGAGAACCTGATGGAACGCAAGGGTTTTCCCGACAGTTACGATGTCGGCGCGCTGCTGCGCTTCCTCTCGGGCATCAAGTCGGCGCTGCCCGATGTCCGCGCGCCGGTCTATTCGCACCTCACCTATGACGTCATTCCGGGCGAGTTCGTCACCATCGACCGGCCCGACATATTGATCTTCGAAGGCATCAATGTCCTGCAGCCGGGCAAGCTGCCGCAGGACGGCAAGATCGTGCCCTTCCTGTCCGACTTTTTCGACTTTGCCATCTATATCGATGCCGACGAGAAGCTGATCCATGAGTGGTATATCTCGCGCTTCATGCGGCTGCGCGAGACCGCCTTCCGCAATCCGGACTCCTTCTTCCACCGCTACTCGCAGCTTTCGGAGGAAGCGGCGCGCGCCATCGCCGAAGGCCTGTGGTCCAACATCAATCTGAAGAATTTGCGCGAGAACATCTTGCCGACGCGCGCCCGCGCCGACCTCATCCTGCGCAAGGGCGCCGACCATCTGGTCGAGGAAGTGGCGCTGCGCAAACTTTAG
- a CDS encoding DegQ family serine endoprotease has protein sequence MSPLGILRRHRVAALLGAALIISPVVVSFAQSANSTGVSKIVATTQTPVAGITAPNGSFAPIVAADKPAVVTVTSIMKGQPASDDDGMPLGNSPFDQYFRQFFGDQGMPAPQTPPQQAQRAEALGSGFIVTADGTVVTNNHVVDGASSIKVTLDDGTELPAKLVGRDAKNDLAVLKIKSDKPLPTVKWGDSDRLMTGDQVLAIGNPFGIGTTVTAGIVSARGRDLHSGPFDDFIQIDAPINHGNSGGPLVDVNGNVVGINTAIYSPNGGSVGVGFAIPSDQAQKVVAKLMKDGSIQYGYLGVEIQEVTPDVASAIGLDHAGGALVSKVNDSSPAASAGVEAGDVITGFAGQDVKDPKDLSRAVADVAPGAKETLDVWRKGKAMQISVEVGQNSDDVKTASAGESGAPSAEQGSRAPAIGLGLMDITPDIRQEMNLAGNEHGAVVARVNPDKAAAAAGIQPGDIIVAVNQAPVKSARQVTQAIAQASKSGRKSVLLLVERDGGQLYVAVPFANG, from the coding sequence ATGTCACCTCTTGGTATTCTTCGTAGGCATCGCGTCGCGGCCCTGCTGGGCGCTGCGCTGATCATCTCCCCCGTCGTCGTCTCGTTCGCCCAGAGCGCGAACAGCACCGGCGTCAGCAAAATTGTCGCGACGACCCAGACCCCGGTTGCCGGCATCACCGCCCCCAACGGCTCGTTCGCGCCGATCGTGGCGGCCGACAAGCCGGCGGTGGTCACGGTCACCAGCATCATGAAGGGGCAGCCGGCAAGTGACGACGACGGCATGCCTCTCGGCAACTCGCCGTTCGACCAGTATTTCCGCCAGTTCTTCGGCGACCAGGGCATGCCCGCTCCGCAGACGCCGCCGCAACAGGCGCAACGGGCCGAAGCGCTCGGTTCCGGCTTCATTGTCACAGCCGACGGCACCGTCGTCACCAACAATCACGTCGTCGACGGCGCCTCTTCGATCAAGGTGACGCTCGATGACGGCACCGAACTTCCCGCCAAGCTTGTCGGCCGCGACGCCAAGAACGACCTCGCCGTGCTCAAGATCAAATCCGACAAGCCCTTGCCGACGGTCAAATGGGGCGATTCCGACAGGCTGATGACCGGCGATCAGGTGCTGGCGATCGGCAATCCGTTCGGCATCGGCACCACGGTCACCGCCGGCATCGTTTCGGCACGCGGCCGCGACCTGCATAGCGGGCCGTTCGACGACTTCATCCAGATCGACGCGCCGATCAACCACGGCAATTCCGGCGGCCCGCTTGTGGATGTGAACGGCAATGTCGTCGGCATCAACACGGCGATCTATTCGCCCAATGGCGGCAGTGTCGGCGTCGGCTTCGCCATCCCGTCGGACCAGGCCCAAAAGGTCGTCGCCAAGCTGATGAAGGACGGTTCCATCCAGTACGGCTATCTCGGCGTCGAGATCCAAGAGGTGACGCCGGACGTGGCAAGCGCCATCGGGCTCGATCATGCCGGCGGCGCGCTGGTTTCCAAGGTCAATGACAGCTCGCCCGCCGCCAGCGCCGGCGTCGAGGCCGGCGACGTCATCACCGGCTTCGCCGGTCAGGACGTGAAAGACCCCAAGGATCTGTCGCGCGCCGTCGCCGATGTCGCACCCGGCGCCAAGGAAACGCTGGATGTCTGGCGCAAGGGCAAGGCGATGCAGATTTCCGTCGAAGTCGGGCAAAACAGCGACGATGTGAAGACGGCGTCGGCCGGCGAATCCGGCGCACCGAGCGCCGAGCAGGGCTCGCGTGCGCCGGCGATTGGCCTTGGCCTGATGGACATCACGCCTGACATTCGCCAGGAAATGAACCTCGCCGGCAATGAGCATGGCGCGGTGGTTGCGCGCGTCAATCCCGACAAGGCGGCCGCCGCTGCCGGCATTCAGCCGGGCGACATCATCGTCGCCGTCAACCAGGCCCCGGTGAAGAGCGCCAGGCAGGTCACGCAGGCGATTGCGCAGGCCAGCAAATCGGGCCGCAAGTCGGTGCTGCTTTTGGTCGAACGCGACGGCGGCCAGCTCTATGTCGCCGTGCCGTTCGCCAATGGCTGA
- a CDS encoding MBL fold metallo-hydrolase, with product MEWFSKSIVDDRTTMLTEPFVHDYVRANIWHLRGRDADLLVDTGMGICPLAPQIETPRGKPLLVVATHIHLDHVGSLHEFSWRAGPRMSAAQFESMDEAATYAWMFHDLEGAVSKLPAPGWRSADYKIPSAPLTRTLDEGDVIDLGDRQFRVLHLPGHSPDSIALFDEADGLFFSGDAIYDDTLIDSLQDSDRAAYVSTMRRLLDLLIRIGHGGHGPSFDGKRMREIATDYLRRHDDP from the coding sequence ATGGAGTGGTTCAGCAAGAGCATCGTCGACGACAGGACGACGATGCTGACCGAGCCGTTCGTGCATGACTATGTGCGCGCCAACATCTGGCATCTGCGCGGCCGCGACGCCGACCTCCTGGTCGATACCGGCATGGGCATCTGTCCGCTGGCGCCGCAGATCGAAACGCCTCGGGGCAAGCCGCTGTTGGTGGTCGCCACACATATCCATCTCGACCATGTCGGCTCGCTGCATGAATTTTCGTGGCGGGCCGGGCCGAGGATGAGTGCCGCGCAATTCGAGAGCATGGATGAGGCGGCGACCTATGCCTGGATGTTCCACGATCTCGAAGGCGCCGTGTCGAAATTGCCGGCGCCGGGTTGGCGGTCGGCGGATTACAAAATCCCCTCGGCGCCGCTGACGCGAACGCTTGACGAGGGCGACGTGATCGATCTCGGCGACCGGCAATTCCGCGTGCTGCATCTGCCTGGGCATTCGCCGGATTCGATCGCTCTGTTCGACGAGGCCGACGGGCTGTTTTTCAGCGGCGACGCCATCTACGACGACACGCTGATCGACTCGCTGCAGGATTCCGACCGGGCCGCCTATGTCAGCACCATGCGACGCCTGCTCGACCTGCTGATCCGCATCGGCCATGGCGGCCACGGGCCGAGTTTCGACGGCAAGCGTATGCGTGAGATTGCGACCGACTATCTGCGCCGGCATGACGATCCGTAA
- a CDS encoding diphosphate--fructose-6-phosphate 1-phosphotransferase, with protein MAGTFIIAQGGGPTAVINQTVVGATLEIRKRHPGAKVLGSIHGVRGIRDGNYVDLSAIPEDRLRLIAGTPSAALGSTRDKPDAAYCDVILKGLKKAGADAFIYIGGNDTSGTQQILTDAAGGSIAFVHAPKTIDNDLEENDHTPGFISAAEFVAGAFLSVDLDFRALPGIYVGIVMGRHAGFLTAAAAAWQLDPDSGPHLVYVPERPFSAAGFIDDVRATLDRHKRCIVAVSEGVSTADGKALVESLVPPEKLERDAHGNVKLSGSDLPAALERALAEGLPGKRARVDALGYMPRGYVGAISAVDAQEAFDAGAFAVSVAEQGGGSVALQYDGTKTVLKKVPLKNVAGKTRHMPDDFMKPDVNQLSEAGMAYLKRLVPEKYKVGKPFV; from the coding sequence ATGGCCGGAACTTTTATCATCGCGCAGGGCGGCGGCCCGACCGCCGTCATCAACCAGACGGTGGTCGGCGCCACGCTGGAGATCCGCAAGCGGCATCCGGGCGCCAAGGTCCTGGGCTCCATCCATGGCGTGCGCGGCATCCGCGACGGCAATTATGTCGACCTCTCGGCCATCCCCGAGGATCGGCTGCGGCTGATAGCGGGAACGCCAAGCGCCGCCCTTGGCTCGACGCGCGACAAGCCGGATGCCGCCTATTGCGACGTCATCCTCAAAGGCCTGAAGAAGGCCGGCGCCGACGCCTTCATCTATATCGGCGGCAACGACACGTCGGGCACGCAGCAGATCCTGACCGATGCCGCCGGCGGCTCGATTGCTTTCGTCCATGCACCCAAGACCATCGACAATGATCTGGAGGAGAACGACCACACGCCGGGCTTCATCTCGGCGGCCGAGTTCGTCGCCGGCGCCTTCCTCTCCGTCGATCTCGATTTCCGCGCTTTGCCTGGCATCTATGTCGGCATCGTCATGGGCCGGCATGCCGGTTTTCTCACCGCGGCGGCGGCCGCCTGGCAGCTCGATCCCGACAGCGGCCCGCATCTGGTCTATGTGCCGGAGCGGCCGTTCTCGGCCGCCGGCTTCATCGATGATGTGCGCGCCACGCTTGACCGGCACAAGCGCTGCATCGTCGCCGTGTCGGAAGGGGTAAGCACCGCCGACGGCAAGGCGCTGGTCGAAAGCCTGGTGCCGCCGGAGAAGCTCGAGCGTGACGCCCATGGTAACGTCAAGCTGTCGGGCAGCGACCTGCCAGCCGCGCTTGAGCGCGCGCTGGCCGAAGGCCTGCCCGGCAAGCGGGCCCGCGTCGACGCGCTCGGCTACATGCCGCGCGGCTATGTCGGCGCCATCAGCGCCGTCGACGCGCAGGAGGCGTTCGATGCCGGCGCCTTCGCCGTCTCCGTCGCCGAACAGGGCGGCGGCTCGGTGGCGCTGCAGTATGACGGGACAAAGACGGTGCTGAAAAAGGTGCCGCTGAAGAATGTCGCCGGCAAGACCCGCCACATGCCTGACGATTTCATGAAGCCCGACGTCAACCAGCTGTCCGAAGCCGGCATGGCCTATCTCAAGCGGCTGGTGCCGGAAAAGTACAAGGTCGGGAAGCCTTTCGTTTAA
- a CDS encoding L,D-transpeptidase, producing MRELPQGLTPPRNGDAIETDHPLSRRAVLSGAGALALLSAAGCSTSGGGMPVLELDNTVTGSVPPMRPAISVDKNITSPDLMYAALTDNGFNVPEVPYLKVKPEFRRQIVVDTTGEAPGTIVVHLKERMLYLVQPGGDAIRYGVGIGKDGFRWSGRANIQYGREWPTWTPPPEMIQRKPELVKWQGGQPGGLTNPLGARALYIYQDGKDTGYRIHGSPEWWSIGQAMSSGCVRLINQDIIDLYSRVSKKNPVVVM from the coding sequence ATGCGTGAGTTGCCGCAAGGTCTGACGCCGCCACGAAACGGCGACGCAATCGAAACCGATCATCCTCTTTCCCGCCGCGCCGTCCTCTCAGGGGCAGGCGCGCTGGCGCTGCTCAGCGCCGCCGGCTGCTCGACGTCCGGCGGTGGAATGCCGGTGCTGGAACTCGACAATACTGTCACCGGTTCCGTGCCGCCGATGCGGCCGGCGATCAGCGTCGACAAGAACATCACCAGCCCCGACCTGATGTACGCCGCTTTGACGGACAACGGTTTCAACGTGCCTGAAGTGCCGTATCTCAAGGTCAAGCCGGAATTCCGCCGCCAGATCGTCGTCGACACGACCGGCGAAGCGCCCGGCACCATCGTCGTCCATCTCAAGGAGCGCATGCTCTATCTCGTCCAGCCGGGCGGCGACGCCATCCGCTACGGCGTCGGCATCGGCAAGGACGGCTTCCGCTGGTCCGGCCGCGCCAACATCCAGTACGGCAGGGAATGGCCGACCTGGACGCCGCCACCGGAGATGATCCAGCGCAAGCCCGAACTGGTGAAGTGGCAGGGCGGCCAGCCCGGCGGCCTCACCAATCCGCTCGGCGCGCGCGCGCTCTACATCTATCAGGACGGCAAGGACACCGGCTATCGCATCCACGGCTCGCCCGAATGGTGGAGCATCGGCCAGGCGATGTCGTCGGGCTGCGTGCGGCTGATCAACCAGGACATTATCGACCTCTACAGCCGCGTTTCGAAGAAAAACCCGGTCGTCGTCATGTGA